The following are encoded together in the Sphingomicrobium clamense genome:
- a CDS encoding endonuclease/exonuclease/phosphatase family protein: MRRPTAFLGRTNIQKFSIAILAVAVLLLLAVLVSLAPSDMWFVRAVDLVREPMAYFAAMLLMAAFFINDRERPLAIIALAIVIGINVWRIWPYSAFAAAEMAIGDHATDTDRVCFTAMSVNVKVKNRDYDRISTQIEQRDPDVLFLMETDQRWINNLSSVLSTFPNVVTHAQPKAFGLVFASRLPVVKTNVVENTYRDTPTLYATLTPSPRSPVEFIGLHPKPPLPGWNTELRDKNIVNAALQTPDRLPDAIVMGDFNDVPWSRTTERFKETGGWKDPRVGRGTYPTFPANITWLGWPLDQLMVKGNVAIEAFEVLPENGSDHRAVFARFCH, from the coding sequence TTGCGGCGTCCGACGGCCTTTCTCGGGAGAACCAACATTCAAAAGTTCAGCATCGCTATTCTCGCTGTTGCCGTCCTTCTCCTACTGGCAGTTCTGGTGTCATTGGCACCTAGTGACATGTGGTTCGTGCGCGCGGTCGATCTGGTGCGCGAACCGATGGCCTATTTCGCAGCCATGTTGCTGATGGCCGCATTCTTCATCAATGACCGAGAACGCCCGCTGGCGATAATTGCGCTCGCAATTGTGATTGGCATCAACGTCTGGCGGATCTGGCCCTATTCGGCCTTTGCGGCGGCGGAGATGGCGATTGGGGACCATGCCACCGACACGGACCGCGTGTGTTTCACAGCCATGTCGGTCAACGTGAAGGTCAAGAATCGGGACTATGATCGGATTAGCACGCAGATCGAGCAGCGCGATCCCGACGTCTTATTCCTTATGGAAACCGACCAAAGGTGGATCAACAACCTAAGCTCGGTCCTGTCGACTTTTCCCAATGTCGTCACTCATGCCCAACCGAAGGCCTTTGGCTTGGTTTTCGCTAGTCGATTGCCCGTTGTGAAAACGAACGTCGTTGAGAATACCTATCGCGACACGCCGACCTTATACGCGACTTTGACGCCCTCCCCCCGCTCGCCCGTCGAATTTATTGGCTTGCACCCCAAGCCACCCTTGCCTGGCTGGAACACCGAACTGCGCGACAAGAATATCGTGAACGCGGCCCTGCAGACCCCGGACCGACTACCCGACGCGATCGTGATGGGGGATTTCAATGATGTTCCCTGGTCTCGGACTACGGAACGATTCAAGGAAACAGGCGGGTGGAAAGACCCACGTGTGGGGCGCGGCACCTATCCCACGTTCCCGGCGAACATCACCTGGCTGGGCTGGCCCCTTGATCAACTGATGGTCAAAGGAAATGTCGCGATCGAAGCCTTCGAAGTCTTACCTGAAAATGGTTCGGACCATCGAGCTGTATTCGCCCGTTTCTGCCACTAG
- a CDS encoding DUF421 domain-containing protein yields MSTEEAARWQGTFGPILHWPHMALCSITTHLSGSSISFAISDLNWDRLTDVAVGGIVLFIFVVVMVRVLGKRATAQMNNFDWIIAVATGGILASGILLRDISIIEAMVAMAVLGACQFVVTKIFVLYPKIGSIFKADPTLLVHKGVFLRDAMKRERISEEELQSRLRFAGLTDPAAANWVILEPDGKLSVIPRDDSAITEVECLADVEFDREEIEKVDVPDAPQ; encoded by the coding sequence TTGTCGACGGAAGAAGCAGCTCGTTGGCAAGGAACGTTTGGACCAATTCTTCATTGGCCGCATATGGCGCTCTGCTCAATAACAACCCACCTTAGCGGGTCTTCAATCAGCTTCGCCATTTCCGATCTGAATTGGGATCGTCTAACCGACGTCGCGGTTGGCGGCATCGTTTTGTTTATCTTCGTCGTGGTGATGGTGCGCGTGCTCGGCAAGCGAGCAACCGCGCAGATGAACAATTTTGATTGGATTATAGCTGTCGCAACCGGAGGCATACTAGCAAGTGGCATCCTGCTTCGCGATATCAGCATCATCGAGGCGATGGTTGCGATGGCCGTGTTGGGCGCCTGTCAATTCGTTGTGACGAAAATTTTCGTGCTCTACCCAAAAATAGGCTCCATATTTAAGGCTGATCCGACCCTTTTAGTGCACAAAGGGGTCTTCCTTCGCGATGCAATGAAGCGGGAACGTATTTCTGAAGAAGAGCTTCAGTCGCGCTTGCGCTTCGCGGGACTAACCGATCCAGCCGCTGCAAATTGGGTTATCTTAGAACCGGACGGCAAACTGTCTGTGATCCCACGAGACGACAGCGCCATCACTGAGGTTGAATGCCTTGCTGATGTCGAGTTCGACCGAGAAGAGATTGAAAAGGTCGACGTGCCCGATGCGCCGCAATAG
- a CDS encoding DUF3775 domain-containing protein, with protein sequence MEFSTPLDMLCRIIFRAREYEAQIPTNYDEDESPDNVDGDDEDEAFSVLDDDINTSVEEELVGTLEDLADDQIAEVYALALIGRGDYEAADWDEAIEAAGEEGDIPEQILEMPMFASLLESGMAAFDLDCDGVGTLT encoded by the coding sequence ATGGAATTCTCGACCCCACTCGACATGTTGTGCCGCATCATCTTTCGCGCCCGCGAATATGAAGCGCAGATCCCGACCAACTATGACGAGGACGAATCGCCCGACAATGTCGACGGAGACGATGAGGACGAGGCCTTCTCCGTCCTCGACGACGACATCAACACGTCTGTCGAGGAGGAGCTGGTCGGTACGCTCGAGGACCTTGCCGACGACCAGATCGCCGAAGTGTACGCGCTCGCGCTGATCGGGCGCGGCGACTACGAGGCAGCCGACTGGGACGAGGCGATCGAGGCGGCGGGCGAGGAAGGCGACATTCCCGAACAGATTCTCGAAATGCCGATGTTCGCCTCTTTGCTCGAAAGCGGGATGGCGGCCTTCGACCTCGACTGCGACGGGGTCGGCACGCTGACCTAG
- a CDS encoding 2'-5' RNA ligase family protein, protein MAGALIVTAMLGARDLSRLDGLRREHFPPERNFLKAHLTLFHALPPSLEAEAKALLSQLAAHHRKPDAKLSEVMSLGRGVAFRIRSDDLEALRQLIAEHFHGALTAQDNQGWRPHITIQNKVESKVAKALKTELERSFEPRPLEIAGLALHRYMDGPWEPIGRWNFRGRGSAR, encoded by the coding sequence ATGGCCGGAGCATTGATCGTCACTGCCATGCTGGGCGCGCGCGACCTGTCGCGACTAGACGGCCTACGCCGCGAGCATTTCCCGCCAGAGCGCAATTTTCTCAAGGCGCATCTGACACTGTTCCATGCCCTCCCGCCCTCGCTCGAGGCGGAGGCGAAGGCCCTGCTATCCCAGCTAGCGGCGCATCATCGCAAACCCGATGCCAAGCTGTCCGAAGTCATGTCGCTGGGCAGGGGTGTCGCCTTTCGCATCCGCTCGGACGATCTCGAGGCCTTACGCCAACTCATCGCCGAGCATTTTCACGGCGCGTTGACCGCGCAGGACAATCAGGGCTGGCGCCCCCACATCACCATCCAGAACAAGGTCGAATCCAAGGTCGCCAAGGCGCTCAAGACTGAACTCGAGCGCAGCTTCGAGCCGCGACCGCTGGAGATCGCGGGGCTGGCCTTGCATCGCTACATGGATGGCCCGTGGGAGCCGATCGGCCGCTGGAATTTTCGCGGTCGCGGCAGCGCGCGCTAG
- the ald gene encoding alanine dehydrogenase, whose amino-acid sequence MRIGVPKEIKNHEYRVGLTPSSVAELVNHGHEVFVETKAGCGIDFDDDHYRRIGATILDSAQDVFDTAEMIVKVKEPQPSEIAMLKPHHTLYTYLHLAADKPQTEGLMKSGATCIAYETVTSPANTLPLLKPMSEVAGRMSVHVGQHYLEKEQGGRGVLLGGVPGVNPGKVAIFGGGVAGINAAMMATGLRADVTIYDINPDRLAELDLHFGSTIKTQYASKPAIERAVAESHLVIGAVLVPGAAAPKLVTREMLSTMKRGSVLVDIAIDQGGCFETSKATTHDDPVYEVDGIIHYCVANMPGAVARTSTFALNNATLPGAVQIANLGPEEAMRRDPHLANGLNVSDGKVRHKAVADTFDDIDYVPVGS is encoded by the coding sequence ATGCGCATCGGTGTGCCCAAGGAAATCAAGAATCACGAATATCGCGTCGGGTTGACGCCCAGCTCGGTCGCCGAACTGGTCAATCACGGGCACGAAGTCTTCGTCGAGACCAAGGCGGGCTGCGGCATCGACTTCGACGATGATCACTACCGCCGCATCGGTGCGACCATCCTCGATAGTGCGCAGGACGTGTTCGACACGGCCGAGATGATCGTAAAGGTGAAGGAGCCTCAGCCAAGCGAAATCGCAATGCTGAAGCCGCACCACACGCTCTACACCTACCTTCACCTCGCCGCCGACAAGCCGCAGACCGAGGGCCTGATGAAGTCGGGCGCGACCTGCATCGCCTACGAGACCGTCACGAGCCCGGCCAACACGCTCCCGCTGCTGAAGCCGATGAGCGAAGTCGCGGGCCGCATGTCAGTGCACGTCGGCCAGCACTATCTTGAAAAAGAACAGGGCGGTCGCGGCGTTCTCCTTGGCGGGGTTCCGGGCGTGAACCCTGGCAAGGTCGCGATCTTCGGCGGCGGCGTCGCGGGCATCAACGCGGCGATGATGGCGACCGGCCTGCGCGCCGATGTCACTATCTACGACATCAACCCCGACCGTCTTGCCGAGCTCGACCTGCACTTCGGGTCGACCATTAAAACGCAATATGCGTCGAAACCCGCGATCGAGCGCGCGGTGGCCGAGAGCCACCTCGTCATTGGCGCGGTGCTGGTGCCGGGCGCCGCCGCGCCCAAGCTGGTCACGCGCGAGATGCTATCGACCATGAAGCGCGGCAGCGTGCTAGTCGACATCGCGATCGACCAGGGCGGATGCTTCGAGACCTCGAAGGCGACCACGCATGACGATCCGGTCTACGAGGTCGACGGCATCATTCACTATTGTGTGGCAAACATGCCCGGCGCGGTGGCGCGTACGAGCACCTTCGCGCTCAACAATGCGACGCTGCCCGGTGCGGTGCAGATCGCAAACCTCGGGCCCGAGGAGGCGATGCGCCGCGATCCGCACCTCGCCAACGGGCTCAACGTTTCGGACGGCAAGGTGCGTCACAAGGCGGTCGCCGACACGTTCGACGATATCGATTACGTTCCGGTCGGCTCCTGA
- a CDS encoding tetratricopeptide repeat protein, which yields MTGFLILLGIVLLLLGIFWLAGIRGPRLTLVAAALMLGGAGYALFGRPGLPADPRVTAESQPPLPLTGARTVFFGQFQASDRWFNMAEAFAARGKTRMAAGILGSAVRENPRNFALWTGYANALVDDAGTLTPAAQLAYERAVGLAPDHPGPRFFYALAKLRSGDAEGAREDWLALLKETPAEAPWREFIEGGLALTEGQEPTGT from the coding sequence ATGACGGGCTTCCTCATCCTGCTGGGCATCGTCCTGCTCCTGCTCGGCATCTTCTGGCTGGCAGGCATTCGCGGCCCGCGCCTGACGCTGGTGGCCGCGGCGTTAATGCTGGGCGGGGCAGGCTATGCCCTGTTCGGTCGACCCGGCCTCCCCGCCGACCCGCGCGTCACTGCAGAGAGCCAGCCGCCGCTCCCGCTGACCGGCGCGCGCACCGTCTTCTTTGGACAATTCCAGGCTAGCGATCGCTGGTTCAACATGGCCGAAGCCTTCGCTGCGCGCGGCAAGACGCGCATGGCCGCGGGCATCCTCGGCTCGGCAGTGCGCGAGAACCCGCGCAATTTCGCGCTGTGGACCGGCTATGCCAACGCGCTGGTCGACGATGCCGGGACGCTGACACCCGCCGCGCAGCTCGCCTACGAACGTGCGGTCGGCCTGGCGCCCGACCATCCCGGCCCGCGCTTCTTCTACGCGCTCGCCAAGCTACGCTCGGGCGATGCGGAGGGCGCGCGCGAAGATTGGCTGGCGCTCCTGAAAGAAACGCCAGCCGAAGCGCCGTGGCGCGAATTTATCGAGGGCGGGCTGGCGCTGACCGAGGGTCAGGAGCCGACCGGAACGTAA
- a CDS encoding cytochrome c-type biogenesis protein yields MIWLLAAALASAPLANTQLEDPAKEAEAAALMEELRCLVCQGQSIADSDADMAGDMRHLVRTRIEAGESPEEIRTYLIERYGDWVSYKPTTSNPLLWPLFLAPLLLLALGLFLVRGRFRRKSGE; encoded by the coding sequence ATGATCTGGCTTCTTGCCGCCGCGCTCGCCTCCGCGCCGCTCGCCAACACCCAGCTCGAGGACCCGGCTAAGGAAGCCGAGGCCGCCGCGCTGATGGAAGAATTGCGCTGCCTCGTCTGCCAGGGCCAGTCGATCGCCGACAGCGACGCCGACATGGCCGGCGATATGCGCCACCTCGTCCGCACGCGCATCGAAGCGGGTGAAAGTCCCGAAGAAATAAGGACTTACCTGATCGAGCGCTACGGCGACTGGGTCAGCTACAAACCCACGACCAGCAACCCGCTGCTGTGGCCGCTTTTCCTCGCCCCGCTGCTATTGCTTGCGCTCGGCCTCTTCCTCGTGCGCGGCCGTTTTCGCAGGAAGAGCGGAGAATGA
- a CDS encoding redoxin family protein, whose amino-acid sequence MVKRFLPLIVLLVIVAIAAWRLAVPGEERVRSQLVGQPVPEFALEPMFEDRPGLSSASLEGPRMVNLFGSWCIPCIAEAPLLDALAARGVTIDAIAVRDTPGAVRDFLDRHGDPFAAIGTDPDSAAMIAFGASGVPESFIVDRNGVITYHHQGPIMPADVEVILAEWEAVQ is encoded by the coding sequence ATGGTAAAACGCTTCCTCCCCCTCATCGTCCTGCTCGTCATCGTCGCCATCGCCGCGTGGCGCCTCGCAGTGCCGGGCGAAGAACGCGTGCGCAGCCAGCTGGTCGGCCAGCCTGTCCCCGAATTCGCGCTCGAGCCGATGTTCGAGGATCGCCCCGGCCTCTCCAGCGCCTCGCTCGAGGGTCCGCGCATGGTCAACCTGTTCGGCAGCTGGTGCATTCCCTGCATCGCCGAGGCGCCCCTGCTCGACGCGCTCGCGGCGCGCGGCGTGACGATCGACGCCATCGCCGTGCGCGACACGCCCGGGGCGGTGCGCGATTTCCTCGACCGCCATGGCGACCCGTTCGCGGCCATTGGCACCGATCCCGACAGCGCGGCGATGATCGCCTTTGGCGCCTCGGGCGTCCCGGAAAGCTTCATCGTCGATCGCAACGGCGTCATCACCTATCACCACCAGGGCCCGATCATGCCTGCCGATGTCGAGGTGATCTTGGCGGAATGGGAGGCGGTCCAATGA
- a CDS encoding heme lyase CcmF/NrfE family subunit has protein sequence MIAEAGHVALWLAAALCLAQLGFAVVDWRLTHSLGRLRAMRGIAMAQGLLAVFAFACLITVFVQSDMSVKLVAAHSHSAKPMLYKVSGAWGNHEGSMLLWVMVLSLSGGALAWLARRLDGRVLSATLGAQAALGLGFFTFLLLASNPFERLNPSAIEGRGLNPLLQDPGLAFHPPTLYLGYVGLSVAFSIAIAGMITRQVGPALGRAMRPWVLGSWVFLTAGIVAGSYWAYYELGWGGYWFWDPVENASLMPWLAATALLHSVGVLAARGALMAWTMMLALVAFSMSMVGTFLVRSGILTSVHAFAVDPTRGSYILALLAIYVGGALTLFGMTIATVKEGERFDYKSREGALVANNLLLSIILALVFIGTLYPVVAEALGSRVSVGPPYFNLVIGPFALLLALLLFIGPMLRWRRDRRPIPKSVSIAALVSAATLAGTLVLGLEMSWLSRLGLAIAPGLFVASLAPLVGRNLRRTPLSLWGMVIAHAGLAFALAGMASEASFTQERLVRALPGEQVEVGPWTIRYESVEPVVGDNWTAVQATLLASRGDGVEVLKPQSRAFTSPPTVTSEAALASRWDGQLYAVLGEGSENEGWQLRLWWKPFVTLIWLGGLLVALGGLVALIGRTLGERRRAKRIKEPGAW, from the coding sequence GTGATCGCGGAAGCCGGCCACGTCGCCCTGTGGCTCGCCGCTGCCCTGTGCCTTGCGCAGCTGGGCTTCGCGGTCGTCGACTGGCGGCTCACCCATAGTCTCGGACGCCTCAGGGCCATGCGCGGCATCGCCATGGCGCAGGGCCTACTCGCGGTCTTCGCCTTCGCCTGCCTGATCACCGTTTTCGTTCAGTCGGACATGTCGGTGAAGCTGGTCGCCGCGCATTCGCACAGTGCCAAGCCGATGCTCTACAAGGTCTCCGGCGCATGGGGCAATCACGAAGGCTCGATGCTCCTTTGGGTCATGGTGCTGTCGCTTTCGGGCGGGGCGCTGGCCTGGCTCGCGCGGCGGCTCGATGGGCGCGTGCTTTCGGCAACGCTTGGCGCACAGGCAGCGCTCGGGCTCGGCTTTTTCACCTTCCTGTTGCTCGCCTCCAACCCGTTCGAGCGGCTCAACCCCTCGGCGATCGAGGGCAGGGGGCTCAATCCGTTGCTGCAGGACCCGGGCCTCGCCTTTCATCCGCCGACCCTCTACCTCGGCTATGTCGGCCTCTCGGTCGCCTTTTCCATCGCCATCGCGGGCATGATCACGCGGCAGGTCGGGCCGGCGCTCGGACGTGCCATGCGCCCCTGGGTCTTGGGCAGCTGGGTGTTCCTCACCGCGGGCATCGTCGCGGGCAGCTACTGGGCCTATTACGAGCTTGGCTGGGGCGGCTACTGGTTCTGGGACCCGGTCGAAAACGCCTCGCTCATGCCGTGGCTTGCAGCGACCGCCTTGCTCCATTCGGTCGGCGTGCTCGCCGCGCGCGGGGCGCTTATGGCGTGGACGATGATGCTCGCGCTGGTCGCCTTTTCCATGTCGATGGTCGGCACCTTCCTCGTGCGATCAGGCATCCTCACTTCGGTTCATGCCTTCGCGGTCGATCCGACGCGGGGCAGCTACATCCTCGCCTTGCTCGCCATCTATGTCGGCGGAGCGCTGACCCTGTTCGGCATGACCATCGCGACCGTCAAGGAAGGCGAACGGTTCGATTACAAGAGCCGCGAGGGCGCGCTGGTCGCCAACAATTTGCTGCTGTCGATCATCCTGGCGCTGGTCTTCATCGGCACGCTCTACCCTGTCGTCGCCGAGGCACTCGGCAGCCGCGTGTCGGTCGGCCCGCCTTATTTCAATCTCGTCATCGGACCCTTCGCGCTGCTCCTGGCGCTGCTCCTGTTCATCGGCCCGATGCTGCGCTGGCGCCGCGACCGCAGGCCCATTCCGAAGTCGGTGTCGATCGCCGCGCTCGTCTCCGCCGCCACGCTTGCGGGCACGCTGGTGCTCGGGCTCGAGATGAGCTGGCTGTCGCGGCTCGGGCTGGCCATCGCGCCGGGCCTGTTCGTCGCCAGCCTCGCGCCGTTGGTCGGGCGCAACCTGCGCCGCACGCCGCTCTCTTTATGGGGGATGGTGATCGCGCATGCAGGGCTTGCCTTCGCGCTCGCCGGAATGGCGTCGGAGGCCTCGTTCACGCAGGAGCGTCTCGTGCGCGCCTTGCCCGGAGAACAGGTCGAGGTCGGCCCCTGGACCATCCGCTACGAAAGCGTCGAGCCGGTCGTTGGCGACAACTGGACTGCGGTGCAGGCGACCCTGCTCGCCAGCCGCGGTGACGGGGTCGAGGTGCTCAAGCCGCAGTCGCGCGCCTTCACCTCGCCGCCCACCGTGACCAGCGAAGCCGCGCTTGCGAGTCGCTGGGACGGACAGCTCTACGCGGTGCTGGGCGAGGGGAGCGAGAATGAGGGTTGGCAGCTGCGCCTGTGGTGGAAGCCCTTCGTGACGCTCATCTGGCTCGGCGGTCTCCTCGTCGCGCTAGGCGGCCTCGTGGCGCTCATTGGGCGGACGCTGGGCGAGCGCCGACGCGCCAAGCGTATCAAGGAGCCGGGCGCATGGTAA
- the ccmE gene encoding cytochrome c maturation protein CcmE, whose translation MRPKNQRLLLAMAALLAIAAASGLALWGLQDRAAYFVTPTDIATTDYAPDQPLRLGGMVEQGSIEKLDDGVTTRFTVEDLEHEVVVTFTGIVPDLFREGSGVVAEGRVTRDRNFDADKILAKHDERYMPPELGDLDATQETVAP comes from the coding sequence ATGCGACCCAAGAACCAGCGCCTGCTGCTCGCCATGGCCGCATTGCTCGCGATTGCCGCGGCCTCCGGGCTCGCCCTCTGGGGCTTGCAGGACCGCGCTGCCTACTTCGTCACCCCGACCGATATTGCGACCACCGACTATGCGCCCGACCAGCCGCTGCGGCTCGGCGGGATGGTCGAGCAAGGTTCGATCGAGAAACTAGATGACGGCGTCACTACTCGTTTCACGGTCGAAGATCTCGAGCATGAAGTCGTAGTGACCTTCACCGGTATCGTGCCCGACCTGTTTCGCGAGGGCAGCGGGGTGGTTGCCGAAGGGCGCGTGACGCGCGATCGCAACTTCGACGCCGACAAGATCCTCGCCAAGCATGACGAGCGCTACATGCCGCCCGAGCTGGGCGACCTCGACGCGACGCAGGAGACGGTGGCGCCGTGA
- a CDS encoding heme exporter protein CcmD has translation MNPWPFVIAAYSVTLVATAGLVVLSFLAMRKAEADVEALRRP, from the coding sequence ATGAACCCCTGGCCGTTTGTTATCGCCGCCTATTCGGTCACGCTGGTCGCGACTGCAGGGCTCGTCGTCCTGAGCTTTCTCGCCATGCGCAAGGCCGAAGCCGACGTCGAGGCGCTGCGCCGCCCATGA
- a CDS encoding heme ABC transporter permease codes for MHRFANPARFLNYARPLTGWTLMLGLAAITVGLVWGLFFAPPDYLQGDSARILYIHLPSAWLGMGAWTGIAIASLMQLVWRHPLAGVAARALAPVGATFAALCLVTGSIWGRPTWGTWWEWDGRLTSMLVLFFLYLAYIALSSAEKERGPGNEGRISAIFGIVGAVNIPIIHYSVVWWNTLHQGASISIIQGKNTIDPSMGWPLLFSLIGFTLLFASVVLMRMRTELARTKLEARLRRQAEGDE; via the coding sequence ATGCACCGTTTCGCCAACCCCGCCCGATTCCTGAATTATGCGCGTCCGCTCACCGGGTGGACGCTGATGCTCGGTCTCGCGGCAATAACGGTCGGTCTCGTCTGGGGCCTGTTCTTCGCGCCGCCCGACTATCTGCAAGGTGACAGCGCGCGCATTCTCTACATTCACCTGCCGTCGGCCTGGCTCGGCATGGGGGCGTGGACGGGTATTGCCATCGCGTCGCTGATGCAGCTGGTCTGGCGCCACCCGCTTGCCGGCGTCGCCGCCCGCGCGCTTGCGCCCGTCGGCGCGACCTTCGCCGCCTTGTGCCTCGTCACCGGTTCGATCTGGGGCCGCCCGACCTGGGGCACCTGGTGGGAATGGGACGGGCGGCTGACCTCGATGCTGGTGCTGTTTTTCCTCTACCTCGCCTATATCGCACTGAGCAGCGCGGAAAAGGAACGCGGACCCGGCAACGAAGGGCGGATCAGCGCCATTTTCGGTATCGTCGGTGCGGTCAACATCCCGATCATCCATTATTCGGTCGTGTGGTGGAACACGCTCCATCAGGGCGCGTCCATCTCGATCATCCAGGGCAAGAATACGATCGACCCGTCGATGGGCTGGCCGCTGCTCTTCTCGCTGATCGGCTTCACCTTGCTGTTCGCAAGCGTGGTGCTAATGCGCATGCGAACCGAGCTGGCGCGCACCAAGCTCGAGGCGCGGCTGCGGCGGCAGGCGGAGGGCGACGAATGA